From the Anaerolineales bacterium genome, one window contains:
- the rplF gene encoding 50S ribosomal protein L6, whose translation MSRVGRMPIEIPSGVDVEITGSSIRVKGPKGELSHTFPPAITFKREGSTLEVQRNSDEKFERSLHGTARSVVNNMVQGTSAGFSKVLEVHGVGYRAEVKGKTLVLHVGYSNPKEVEPEDGITFSIVEKGDIMVSGYDKELVGETAARIRKVRPPEPFKGKGIRYAGEHVRQKAGKAGKSAG comes from the coding sequence GTGTCTAGAGTTGGACGAATGCCGATCGAGATCCCATCCGGTGTGGATGTGGAGATCACCGGCTCTTCTATTCGAGTAAAAGGGCCGAAGGGTGAGCTTTCGCACACCTTTCCGCCCGCCATCACCTTCAAGCGTGAAGGAAGCACCCTGGAAGTGCAGCGCAATTCAGACGAAAAGTTTGAGCGCTCCTTGCACGGCACCGCACGCTCCGTGGTGAACAACATGGTGCAGGGTACCAGCGCTGGGTTCTCCAAGGTCTTGGAAGTGCATGGCGTTGGTTATCGTGCAGAGGTCAAGGGCAAGACCCTGGTGCTGCATGTAGGTTATTCCAATCCCAAGGAAGTGGAGCCGGAAGACGGCATCACATTTTCCATTGTGGAAAAGGGCGACATTATGGTGAGCGGTTACGACAAGGAATTGGTCGGCGAAACCGCAGCCCGCATTCGCAAGGTACGTCCGCCTGAGCCGTTCAAGGGCAAAGGCATTCGCTACGCCGGAGAGCATGTCCGCCAGAAGGCGGGCAAGGCCGGCAAGTCGGCAGGTTAA
- the rpsH gene encoding 30S ribosomal protein S8, with protein MAVNDPIGDMLTRLRNAVMVGHTLVAMPSSKLKAAIAEILKEEGFIESYEVVTDDFSGFKVLRIGLKYIGDRRTRRSVISGLERVSTPGRRIYAKRSEIPWVLSGLGVAILSTPKGVMSGRKARQMGLGGEILCKVW; from the coding sequence ATGGCTGTAAACGATCCTATTGGCGATATGCTCACCCGTCTGCGCAATGCGGTGATGGTGGGCCACACTCTGGTGGCAATGCCCAGCTCGAAGCTGAAGGCGGCCATTGCCGAGATCTTGAAGGAAGAGGGCTTCATCGAATCCTACGAAGTGGTCACGGACGACTTCAGCGGCTTCAAGGTGCTGCGCATCGGCCTCAAGTACATCGGCGACCGCCGCACGCGCCGCTCGGTGATTTCCGGGCTGGAGCGGGTGAGCACGCCGGGGCGCCGCATTTATGCCAAGCGCAGTGAGATCCCCTGGGTGTTGTCTGGCTTGGGTGTTGCTATTTTGTCCACGCCCAAGGGTGTGATGAGCGGTCGCAAGGCGCGCCAAATGGGCCTGGGCGGCGAAATTCTGTGCAAGGTTTGGTAG
- a CDS encoding type Z 30S ribosomal protein S14, translating to MAKKSIVTRESRRKYAVQVRNRCKICGRPRGYMRRFGLCRICFRQFALEGKIPGVVKSSW from the coding sequence ATGGCGAAAAAGTCGATCGTTACGCGCGAAAGCCGGCGCAAGTATGCCGTGCAGGTGCGCAACCGTTGCAAGATCTGCGGCCGGCCGCGAGGTTACATGCGCCGTTTTGGCCTGTGCCGCATTTGTTTCCGTCAGTTTGCGCTGGAAGGCAAAATCCCCGGCGTTGTAAAGTCGTCGTGGTAG
- the rplE gene encoding 50S ribosomal protein L5 yields MAHYLKERYNKEILPDLQKALSKQNVMEVPKLQKIVLNVGLGQAQGDAKALDGAVEDLTIITGQKPVVTKARKSIANFKLREGVAIGVKVTLRGQRMWEFFDRLVNLALPRVRDFRGISPDAFDGRGNYTLGLSEQLVFPEIQYDSIEQVRGLEVTIVTSAHNDDEGRALLQMLGMPFKREG; encoded by the coding sequence ATGGCACATTATTTGAAAGAACGCTACAACAAGGAAATTCTGCCGGATCTGCAGAAGGCGCTGTCCAAGCAAAATGTGATGGAAGTGCCCAAGCTGCAGAAGATCGTGCTGAATGTGGGCCTGGGCCAGGCCCAGGGCGACGCCAAGGCGTTGGATGGGGCCGTGGAAGACCTGACGATCATTACCGGCCAAAAGCCGGTGGTCACCAAGGCGCGCAAGAGCATTGCGAACTTCAAGCTGCGCGAAGGTGTTGCGATTGGCGTGAAGGTTACGCTGCGCGGCCAGCGCATGTGGGAATTCTTTGACCGCTTGGTCAACCTGGCTTTGCCGCGGGTGCGTGACTTTCGCGGCATCTCTCCGGATGCTTTTGATGGTCGCGGCAACTACACCCTGGGCCTGTCTGAGCAGCTGGTCTTTCCTGAGATCCAGTACGACAGCATTGAGCAGGTGCGCGGCCTGGAAGTGACCATTGTGACCTCTGCGCACAATGATGACGAAGGACGTGCTTTGCTGCAAATGCTGGGTATGCCCTTCAAGAGGGAAGGTTAA
- the rplX gene encoding 50S ribosomal protein L24, which produces MKQKIRKGDTVEVITGKEIDKGKRGEVIKVLPSKERVVVQKINMRKKHQRAVQTQGRQLNPGIVEFEGPMHVSNVMLVCPKCSKPARVGFLRDEKGLHRVCKNCGKQID; this is translated from the coding sequence GTGAAGCAGAAAATTCGCAAAGGTGACACTGTAGAAGTGATCACCGGCAAAGAAATTGACAAAGGCAAACGCGGCGAAGTGATCAAGGTGCTGCCCAGCAAAGAACGTGTGGTGGTGCAGAAGATCAATATGCGCAAGAAGCACCAGCGCGCCGTGCAGACCCAGGGACGCCAGTTGAATCCCGGCATCGTTGAGTTTGAAGGCCCGATGCACGTTTCCAACGTGATGCTGGTATGCCCCAAGTGCAGCAAGCCTGCACGGGTGGGCTTCTTGCGTGACGAAAAGGGCCTGCACCGCGTCTGCAAAAATTGCGGAAAGCAGATTGACTAG
- the rplN gene encoding 50S ribosomal protein L14: protein MIQRESRLKVADNTGAKEILVIQVQGGTGRRYGFIGDIVTATVKSAIPQGSVKKSDVVRAVVVRTAKEWRREDGSYIRFDDNAAVILDGNTTNPRGTRIFGPVARELRDRGFMRIVSLAPEVL, encoded by the coding sequence ATGATTCAGCGCGAATCACGCCTCAAAGTGGCCGATAACACCGGCGCCAAGGAGATCTTGGTGATCCAGGTGCAGGGTGGCACTGGCCGCCGCTATGGTTTCATTGGTGACATTGTCACCGCCACCGTCAAGAGTGCCATTCCTCAGGGCTCGGTGAAGAAGAGCGATGTGGTGCGCGCCGTAGTTGTGCGCACTGCCAAGGAATGGCGCCGTGAAGACGGTTCGTACATTCGTTTTGACGACAATGCCGCCGTAATTTTGGATGGCAACACCACCAACCCGCGCGGCACGCGCATCTTTGGCCCCGTGGCTCGTGAGCTGCGTGACAGAGGGTTCATGCGCATTGTGTCCCTGGCGCCCGAAGTGCTTTAG
- the rpsQ gene encoding 30S ribosomal protein S17: MSERRQVEGVVTSNKMQKTVVVRTSQTHRHPLYGKVVEAQHKLKAHDELGAKVGDRVRLIESRPFSKTKRWVVAEILSHKEQEEVV; encoded by the coding sequence ATGAGTGAACGCCGCCAAGTCGAAGGTGTGGTGACCTCGAACAAGATGCAAAAGACCGTGGTGGTGCGCACCAGCCAGACCCATCGCCACCCGCTGTACGGCAAAGTCGTGGAAGCGCAGCACAAGCTGAAGGCTCATGACGAGCTGGGCGCCAAAGTGGGAGACCGGGTACGCCTGATCGAGAGCCGTCCCTTCTCCAAGACCAAGCGCTGGGTTGTGGCCGAGATCTTGTCGCACAAAGAACAGGAAGAGGTGGTTTAG
- the rpmC gene encoding 50S ribosomal protein L29, which translates to MKAEEIRGLTAERIQEQLDDARERLMRMRFQIATGELKDQNLPRQTRREIARLLTILRQKQAEKPEGEA; encoded by the coding sequence ATGAAAGCTGAAGAGATACGCGGTCTTACCGCTGAGAGAATTCAGGAGCAGTTGGACGACGCCCGCGAGAGATTGATGCGCATGCGTTTTCAGATCGCCACGGGCGAGCTGAAGGACCAAAACCTGCCCCGCCAGACGCGCAGGGAAATCGCCCGCTTGCTGACAATCCTGCGCCAGAAGCAAGCTGAGAAACCGGAAGGTGAAGCATGA
- the rplP gene encoding 50S ribosomal protein L16, translating to MLMPKNFKFPKMHRGRMRGKALRGAEVQFGDYGLQALEPGLITARQIEAARRAIVREARRRGKVWIRVFPDKPITKRAAETRMGKGKGSVEFHAAVIKPGRVMFEVAGMPEDVALTALTLARHKLSMRTKIIRRTEYLSE from the coding sequence ATGTTGATGCCGAAGAATTTCAAGTTTCCCAAGATGCACCGCGGCCGCATGCGCGGCAAAGCGCTGCGCGGCGCCGAAGTGCAGTTTGGTGACTATGGCCTGCAGGCCTTGGAGCCTGGGCTGATCACGGCTCGCCAGATCGAAGCGGCCCGCCGAGCGATCGTGCGTGAGGCGCGCCGCCGCGGTAAGGTGTGGATCCGGGTGTTCCCGGACAAGCCGATCACCAAGCGCGCCGCCGAAACTCGCATGGGTAAGGGCAAGGGCAGTGTGGAGTTTCACGCTGCAGTGATCAAGCCTGGCCGCGTGATGTTTGAAGTGGCGGGTATGCCGGAGGATGTGGCTTTGACCGCGCTGACCCTGGCCCGGCACAAGCTTTCCATGCGCACCAAGATCATCCGCCGCACGGAATATTTGAGTGAGTAG
- the rpsC gene encoding 30S ribosomal protein S3, producing MGRKVHPIGFRLKINKTWDGRWFAQGKDYVERLHQDFAIRQLVNKMAPRAGISRIEVERFPGNVKISVHTAKPGILIGKKGESVKELRKALEALVGTKIDLDIKEIKDPDLEAKLIAQNIADQLQRRISYRRALNRAVEQTMRAGAKGVKVEVAGRLGGSDMSRRVWQREGRVPLHTLRADIDYATAEANTQYSVIGVKVWVYRGNTRPEADAAPESSEGVYVSE from the coding sequence ATGGGTCGCAAAGTACATCCGATTGGCTTCCGCCTGAAGATCAATAAGACCTGGGACGGCCGCTGGTTCGCGCAGGGCAAGGATTATGTGGAGCGCCTGCACCAGGACTTCGCCATCCGCCAGCTGGTGAACAAGATGGCACCGCGCGCGGGCATTTCCCGCATTGAGGTGGAGCGCTTCCCTGGCAATGTGAAGATTTCCGTGCATACCGCCAAGCCGGGCATTTTGATCGGCAAGAAGGGCGAGAGCGTCAAGGAATTGCGCAAAGCCCTGGAAGCCCTGGTGGGTACCAAGATCGATCTGGATATCAAAGAGATCAAGGACCCAGACCTGGAAGCCAAACTGATCGCGCAGAACATCGCCGACCAGCTGCAGCGCCGCATCAGCTACCGCCGCGCCCTGAACCGCGCCGTGGAGCAGACGATGCGCGCCGGCGCCAAAGGCGTCAAGGTTGAAGTGGCAGGCCGCCTGGGCGGTTCTGACATGTCTCGCCGGGTTTGGCAGCGTGAAGGCCGTGTGCCGCTGCACACGCTGCGCGCCGACATTGATTATGCAACCGCTGAAGCCAACACCCAGTACAGTGTGATCGGTGTGAAGGTGTGGGTGTACCGCGGCAATACTCGCCCCGAGGCGGATGCTGCCCCGGAGAGCTCCGAAGGCGTGTACGTTAGCGAATAG
- the rplV gene encoding 50S ribosomal protein L22, with product MAQDIRAKASDVGISAQKVRLVIDLVRGKDVAEALNILKFTTNLAAKPVSKLVASAAANATKNMGLNGEDLYIHTITADEARTRKWRRFGARGRFKPWLRRASHVTVILRERGAEPAAPAKKS from the coding sequence ATGGCTCAAGATATTCGCGCTAAAGCCAGCGATGTTGGCATTTCTGCCCAGAAGGTGCGCCTGGTGATCGATCTGGTGCGCGGCAAGGATGTGGCCGAGGCTCTGAACATTTTGAAGTTCACCACCAACCTGGCGGCCAAGCCGGTCTCCAAGCTGGTGGCTTCTGCGGCGGCCAACGCTACCAAGAACATGGGCCTGAACGGTGAGGACCTGTACATTCACACCATCACCGCCGACGAGGCCCGCACGCGCAAATGGCGCCGCTTTGGCGCCCGCGGCCGCTTTAAGCCTTGGCTGCGCCGCGCCTCTCACGTTACGGTTATTTTGCGCGAACGCGGGGCTGAGCCTGCCGCGCCGGCAAAGAAGAGCTAG
- the rpsS gene encoding 30S ribosomal protein S19: MGRSLKKGPFVDPKLLKKIEAMNERNEKTVVRTWSRASQIFPQMVGHTIAVHDGRRHVPIYVTENMVGHRLGEFAPTRTFRGHVNEKKSSAGG; this comes from the coding sequence ATGGGACGTTCACTGAAAAAAGGGCCGTTTGTCGACCCGAAACTGTTGAAGAAGATTGAGGCGATGAACGAGCGCAACGAGAAGACCGTGGTGCGCACGTGGAGCCGCGCCAGCCAGATCTTCCCTCAGATGGTGGGGCATACGATCGCGGTGCATGACGGCCGCCGGCATGTGCCGATCTACGTGACTGAGAACATGGTGGGTCACCGCCTGGGCGAATTTGCGCCCACGCGCACCTTCCGCGGCCACGTCAATGAGAAGAAGTCTTCGGCGGGAGGCTAA
- the rplB gene encoding 50S ribosomal protein L2 gives MAVKKYKPTTPGRRDATGYTFDEITKSKPERSLLAKKTASGGRNVRGKITVRHRGGGHPQRLRIVDFRRSKRDIPAKVAGIEYDPGRTAYIALLHYVDGEKAYILAPLGLKVGDKVVAGEKAEIQPGNALPLANIPTGTVIHNIEMKEGRGGQMVRSAGASAQLTAKEGEYAQIRLPSGEIRLIRQACYATIGQLGNVDHGNIKLGKAGRKRHMGIRPTVRGTAMTPRDHPHGGGEGRQPVGMASPKSPWGKPTLGKKTRRNKASDKYILRQRGKKRR, from the coding sequence ATGGCTGTTAAGAAGTACAAACCGACTACACCGGGTCGCCGCGACGCAACTGGCTATACCTTCGACGAAATCACGAAGTCCAAGCCAGAACGCTCGCTGCTGGCCAAGAAGACGGCCTCGGGCGGACGCAACGTACGCGGCAAGATCACCGTGCGCCATCGCGGCGGTGGGCATCCCCAGCGCCTGCGCATAGTGGACTTCCGCCGCAGCAAGCGCGACATTCCGGCCAAGGTGGCCGGCATTGAGTACGATCCCGGTCGCACAGCCTACATTGCGCTATTGCACTATGTAGATGGCGAGAAGGCCTATATTTTGGCGCCCTTGGGTTTGAAGGTGGGCGACAAAGTGGTGGCAGGCGAAAAGGCGGAGATCCAGCCCGGCAATGCGTTGCCGCTGGCGAACATCCCCACCGGTACCGTGATCCACAACATCGAGATGAAGGAAGGGCGGGGCGGCCAGATGGTTCGCTCGGCCGGCGCCAGCGCCCAGCTGACGGCGAAAGAGGGCGAGTACGCCCAAATCCGCCTGCCTTCGGGCGAGATCCGCCTGATCCGCCAGGCCTGCTATGCCACGATTGGCCAGCTGGGTAACGTGGACCACGGCAACATCAAGCTGGGCAAGGCCGGCCGCAAGCGCCACATGGGCATTCGCCCGACGGTGCGCGGCACGGCGATGACGCCGCGTGACCATCCCCACGGTGGTGGCGAAGGCCGCCAACCGGTGGGTATGGCCAGCCCCAAGAGCCCGTGGGGCAAGCCCACTTTGGGCAAGAAGACGCGGCGCAACAAGGCAAGCGATAAGTACATCCTGCGCCAGCGCGGCAAGAAACGCCGCTAA
- the rplW gene encoding 50S ribosomal protein L23: protein MTTVYDVLRRPLITEKSSYQNSKLNQVAFEVSVDSNKAMIKDAVELLFNVKVERVNVMNMPAKRARSAQNRRMRLRRSSYRKAIVTLMPGETMELFEGVK, encoded by the coding sequence ATGACTACTGTTTACGACGTTTTACGCAGACCCCTGATCACCGAGAAGTCCAGCTATCAGAATTCCAAGCTGAACCAGGTGGCCTTTGAGGTCTCTGTTGACAGCAACAAGGCAATGATCAAAGACGCGGTCGAACTGCTTTTCAATGTGAAGGTCGAGCGGGTCAATGTGATGAATATGCCGGCCAAGCGGGCCCGCTCGGCGCAAAACCGCCGCATGCGGCTGCGCCGCAGCAGCTATCGCAAGGCGATCGTGACCCTGATGCCTGGCGAAACCATGGAACTCTTTGAAGGTGTTAAGTAA
- the rplD gene encoding 50S ribosomal protein L4: MKLDVYNIQGKKLGQTAELPAKIFEAPINTDLMHQAYVRQAANARLGTHKTKTRSEVAGGGRKPWKQKGTGRARQGSIRSAQWVGGGKIHTPRPRDYSQSMPQKMRQAALRSALSAKAAEQEIILVDVFGLDEAKTKLVAQAVSSLVGEGTALLVMPAKDDNYAMVQRAGRNLPVFKTLLANYVNVRDLLTYDKLILPLASIEAIENFLG, from the coding sequence ATGAAACTAGACGTTTACAACATTCAAGGTAAGAAGCTGGGACAAACAGCGGAGTTGCCGGCCAAGATCTTTGAGGCGCCGATCAACACCGATCTGATGCACCAGGCCTATGTACGCCAGGCTGCCAATGCGCGCCTGGGTACGCACAAGACCAAGACCCGCTCGGAAGTCGCCGGCGGCGGCCGCAAGCCCTGGAAGCAGAAGGGTACCGGCCGCGCTCGCCAGGGTTCCATCCGTTCGGCTCAGTGGGTAGGCGGCGGCAAGATCCACACGCCGCGCCCGCGTGATTACAGCCAGAGCATGCCGCAGAAGATGCGCCAGGCGGCTCTGCGTTCTGCGCTGTCCGCCAAGGCGGCTGAGCAGGAGATCATTCTGGTGGATGTCTTCGGCCTGGACGAAGCCAAGACCAAGCTGGTGGCCCAGGCGGTCAGCAGCCTGGTGGGTGAGGGAACGGCCCTGTTGGTGATGCCGGCCAAGGACGACAATTACGCAATGGTTCAGCGCGCCGGACGCAATTTGCCCGTCTTCAAGACGTTGTTGGCCAATTACGTCAATGTGCGTGACTTGCTGACCTATGACAAGCTCATTCTGCCGCTGGCTTCCATCGAAGCCATCGAGAACTTCTTGGGCTAA
- the rplC gene encoding 50S ribosomal protein L3, producing the protein MFKGLIGKKIGMTQIFDEQGRALPVTLIEAGPCYVTQVRRPDTDGYSAVQLGFGETKAKHLTGGQRGHLNRTQAPLLRFLREFRTKSPEITEGDTVTAESFAIGDHVDIIGVSKGKGFAGAMKRHGFGGGPITHGQSDRQRAVGSIGAGTYPGKVFKGKRMPGHMGSRQVTAMNLKVVLVDTEKNLIGVHGAVAGGKGTIVTIREARKA; encoded by the coding sequence ATGTTTAAAGGGCTTATTGGAAAGAAGATCGGCATGACCCAGATCTTCGACGAGCAAGGCCGTGCGTTGCCGGTCACGCTTATCGAGGCTGGGCCTTGTTATGTCACCCAGGTGCGTCGCCCGGACACGGATGGCTATAGCGCTGTGCAGCTGGGCTTTGGCGAGACCAAGGCCAAGCACCTGACCGGCGGCCAACGCGGCCACCTTAACCGCACCCAGGCTCCCCTGTTGCGGTTCCTGCGTGAATTCCGCACCAAATCCCCCGAAATTACCGAAGGCGACACCGTGACCGCGGAGTCGTTTGCCATTGGCGACCACGTCGATATTATCGGTGTGAGCAAAGGCAAGGGGTTTGCCGGCGCGATGAAGCGCCACGGTTTCGGCGGCGGTCCCATTACGCACGGCCAGTCTGACCGGCAGCGCGCGGTGGGCTCGATTGGCGCCGGCACGTATCCCGGCAAAGTGTTCAAGGGCAAGCGGATGCCCGGCCATATGGGTTCCCGCCAGGTAACCGCCATGAACCTGAAGGTCGTGCTGGTGGACACCGAGAAGAACCTGATCGGCGTGCACGGCGCAGTGGCGGGCGGCAAGGGCACGATCGTGACCATCCGGGAGGCCCGCAAGGCCTAA
- the rpsJ gene encoding 30S ribosomal protein S10 — protein MATTKQKIRIRLKAYDHRVIDQSAKRIVETAERTGARVVGPVPLPTKRERFTVRRSTFIDKDSHEHFEIRTHNRIIDVLEPDSKTIDMLMRLNLPAGVDIEIKI, from the coding sequence ATGGCAACCACCAAGCAGAAGATCCGCATTCGTCTCAAAGCCTACGATCACCGTGTGATCGACCAGTCCGCCAAGCGGATTGTGGAGACGGCAGAACGCACTGGCGCCCGTGTGGTAGGCCCGGTGCCGCTGCCCACCAAGCGTGAACGTTTTACGGTGCGCCGCTCGACCTTTATTGACAAGGACTCGCACGAGCACTTTGAGATCCGTACGCACAACCGCATTATTGACGTGCTGGAGCCGGACTCCAAGACGATCGATATGTTGATGCGTCTGAATCTGCCCGCCGGTGTAGACATCGAGATCAAGATCTAG
- the tuf gene encoding elongation factor Tu — translation MSKEKFDRSKPHLNVGTMGHIDHGKTTLTAAITKVAALMGKGEFKAYDQIDNAPEERERGITISITHVEYETEKRHYAHVDMPGHRDYIKNMITGAAQVDGAILVVAAPDGPMPQTREHVLLARQVEVPSIVIFLNKTDMMDDPELLELVELELRELLNEYGFPGNETPIVRGSGLKALESTSTDINAPEYAPIVELLRVVDEYIPEPTREVDKPFMMSVEDVFSIKGRGTVVTGRIDRGKVKLNDTVDIVGLRDEAGSTVVTGIEMFHKQLEEGLAGDNAGLLLRGVDREQVERGMVLAKPGSIKPHRKFKSEVYVLKKEEGGRHKAFFSGYKPQFYIRTLDVTGEITLPAGVEMVMPGDNVNLDVELGTPVALEQGSKFAIREGGLTVGAGVITEILD, via the coding sequence ATGTCGAAGGAAAAATTTGATCGGAGTAAGCCGCATTTGAATGTGGGGACCATGGGGCACATTGACCATGGCAAGACCACGTTGACGGCTGCGATCACGAAGGTAGCGGCGTTGATGGGCAAAGGCGAGTTCAAAGCCTATGACCAGATCGATAATGCGCCGGAAGAGCGCGAGCGCGGCATCACGATCAGCATCACGCATGTGGAGTATGAGACCGAGAAGCGCCACTATGCGCACGTGGACATGCCGGGCCACCGGGACTACATCAAGAACATGATCACGGGAGCGGCGCAGGTGGACGGCGCCATCTTGGTGGTGGCGGCCCCGGACGGGCCGATGCCGCAGACGCGTGAGCACGTGCTGCTGGCGCGCCAGGTGGAAGTGCCGAGCATCGTCATCTTCCTGAACAAGACCGACATGATGGACGACCCGGAACTGTTGGAGCTGGTGGAGCTGGAGCTGCGTGAGCTGCTGAATGAATATGGCTTCCCGGGCAATGAGACCCCCATCGTGCGCGGGTCGGGCTTGAAGGCCTTGGAGAGCACCTCCACGGACATCAATGCGCCAGAGTATGCGCCGATCGTGGAACTGCTGCGGGTGGTGGACGAGTACATTCCGGAGCCGACGCGTGAAGTGGACAAGCCGTTCATGATGTCTGTGGAGGACGTGTTCTCGATCAAAGGTCGCGGCACGGTGGTGACTGGCCGCATTGACCGCGGCAAGGTCAAGCTGAACGACACGGTGGACATTGTGGGCCTGCGGGATGAAGCGGGCAGCACGGTGGTGACGGGCATTGAGATGTTCCACAAGCAGCTGGAAGAGGGACTGGCAGGCGACAATGCGGGTCTGTTGCTGCGTGGTGTGGACCGTGAGCAGGTGGAGCGCGGCATGGTGTTGGCCAAGCCTGGCAGCATCAAACCGCACCGCAAGTTCAAGAGCGAAGTGTATGTGTTGAAGAAGGAAGAGGGTGGGCGGCACAAAGCCTTCTTCAGTGGGTACAAGCCGCAGTTCTACATTCGGACGTTGGACGTGACGGGCGAGATCACCCTGCCTGCTGGGGTGGAGATGGTGATGCCTGGGGACAACGTGAACCTGGATGTGGAGTTGGGGACGCCGGTGGCGCTGGAGCAGGGCTCGAAGTTCGCCATTCGCGAAGGCGGCCTGACCGTCGGCGCCGGTGTCATCACCGAGATCCTGGACTGA